The Lytechinus pictus isolate F3 Inbred chromosome 17, Lp3.0, whole genome shotgun sequence genome contains a region encoding:
- the LOC129280140 gene encoding solute carrier organic anion transporter family member 2A1-like: MEQRFYNSPVAFCILLGTTFFIYVGCIGPYSTGTVTTLQRQFLFKSAEIGVLISVNDIVAMVTVTLTAYFGASRHRPRIMGWFTFIFAVGCVVSTIPQWVGESAFQNLTANANSTGRGDFMCDVTKVPDDKCSEKEKEESGAQHMKALWLYLGQALFGLASSGYLSLGISYLDDGVPRKKAPLYFAGIFIVSSLGSFVAFGLSAFSLSLHTDFYKINVDDLGYDDRDPRWIGAWWLGYLVYAGLFILLALPYFLFPKKWPLQLKEDEIELETKPETNDRKSVSADQECQTTISGDVDEFGVVVQNAVQAPGPQLNGVSEKPNGHDKRNGVGNGYNKIDNEADDVNGEEEITGDNEEKGNILSFASVTGYLSAIRRLLLNFTFMALIMGSTCSSANLSGYYTFIGRYLQTAYDVTPADVSIILSAVSTPTSALGIMFSSLLINRMNLKLRGLLNLAAICKGIAVAFVLGNFAVFCSKALIAGVTAPYPGSNEISLETAPTCMANCECEKGVYTPVCGSDGLTYVTPCHAGCTGIRENDNGETVYTNCTCVSPTSTASPLFEGPLTAVKNQCPRFCRVKIIVFIFLYCVSSFSQSSMGNSVVNSKLRVVENRDKALALALGSFFNKVLAYIPAPIYYGLAIQSTCAMFQESCGETGNCLIYDTDRLATNFWGLFCGLGVATVFCYAVASFSLRRNAKGEYYALQLHFFRSKSKNEKEEKE; this comes from the exons ATGGAGCAGAGGTTCTACAACAGCCCCGTTGCGTTTTGTATCCTTCTCGGGACAACCTTCTTCATCTACGTCGGATGCATAGGTCCATACAGCACTGGCACCGTCACGACCCTTCAACGGCAGTTTCTCTTCAAGAGCGCCGAAATTGGCGTCCTTATCTCGGTCAATGACATCGTTGCGATGGTGACGGTCACGCTGACGGCTTATTTTGGCGCCAGTCGTCACCGTCCACGTATTATGGGATGGTTCACGTTCATATTCGCGGTGGGTTGTGTCGTCAGCACCATACCGCAGTGGGTTGGGGAGAGTGCGTTCCAGAATCTCACCGCGAACGCCAATTCAACCGGCAGAGGCGACTTCATGTGTGACGTCACCA AAGTTCCAGACGATAAATGttcagaaaaggaaaaggaggagtcAGGAGCTCAACACATGAAAGCCCTTTGGTTGTACCTCGGTCAAGCATTGTTTGGACTAGCTTCTTCAGGATATCTATCCTTGGGAATTAGCTATCTTGACGATGGTGTACCAAGAAAGAAGGCTCCTTTATATTTTG CTGGCATTTTCATCGTTTCATCTTTGGGGTCTTTCGTGGCCTTTGGTCTGAGTGCCTTCAGTCTGTCCCTGCATACGGATTTCTATAAGATCAACGTCGATGATCTCGGTTACGATGACAGAGATCCAAGGTGGATTGGGGCATGGTGGCTTGGCTATCTGGTCTATGCTGGACTGTTTATTCTTCTCGCCTTACCATACTTCCTATTCCCTAAG AAGTGGCCGCTTCAGTTGAAAGAGGATGAAATTGAGCTTGAAACAAAGCCGGAAACAAATGATCGTAAGAGCGTTTCTGCAGATCAGGAGTGCCAAACGACAATCAGTGGCGATGTAGACGAATTCGGGGTCGTTGTTCAAAATGCAGTCCAAGCACCGGGACCTCAGCTGAACGGCGTGTCAGAGAAGCCGAACGGTCATGATAAGAGGAATGGGGTGGGCAACGGTTATAACAAGATCGACAACGAAGCAGACGATGTTAATGGTGAGGAAGAGATCACTGGTGACAATGAAGAGAAGGGGAATATCCTGAGTTTTGCTTCCGTTACAG GCTACCTCTCGGCAATCCGACGCTTACTCTTGAACTTCACGTTCATGGCTCTTATAATGGGATCAACCTGCTCTTCCGCAAACCTCAGCGGTTACTACACGTTCATCGGTCGTTATCTTCAGACTGCATATGACGTCACCCCTGCAGATGTCTCCATTATATTAT CTGCCGTGTCCACTCCAACCTCAGCCCTTGGCATAATGTTTTCTAGTCTGTTAATCAACAGAATGAACTTGAAGTTAAGAGGTCTACTGAATTTGGCGGCAATATGCAAGGGTATCGCAGTAGCCTTCGTCTTGGGAAATTTTGCCGTTTTCTGCAGCAAGGCTCTGATAGCAGGTGTGACCGCACCCTACCCCGGTAGCAATGAAATCAG CTTGGAAACGGCTCCTACTTGTATGGCTAATTGTGAGTGTGAGAAAGGTGTTTATACTCCAGTTTGTGGATCTGACGGCCTTACCTACGTCACACCTTGTCACGCGGGTTGTACCGGGATTCGTGAGAATGATAATGGAGAG ACGGTCTACACTAACTGCACCTGTGTGTCGCCTACCTCGACCGCAAGTCCGCTTTTTGAAGGACCCTTGACCGCCGTGAAGAACCAATGCCCACGATTCTGTCGTGTCAAGATCATCGTCTTTATCTTCCTGTATTGCGTCTCATCGTTTTCCCAGTCCTCGATGGGAAACTCCGTAGTAAATTCAAAATTAAG GGTCGTGGAGAACCGGGACAAGGCCTTAGCGCTTGCTCTTGGAAGCTTCTTCAATAAAGTTCTGG CGTACATCCCTGCTCCTATCTATTACGGCCTGGCAATACAGTCAACATGTGCAATGTTCCAGGAATCCTGCGGAGAAACTGGGAATTGTCTCATCTACGATACAGATCGATTAGCGACCAATTTCTGGGGGTTATTTTGTGGCTTGGGTGTTGCCACCGTGTTTTGTTACGCAGTGGCATCTTTCTCCCTTCGTCGAAACGCAAAAGGG GAGTATTACGCCCTCCAGCTGCACTTCTTTAGGTCAAAGTccaaaaatgagaaagaagaaaaggagtaA